In Zhaonella formicivorans, one DNA window encodes the following:
- a CDS encoding uroporphyrinogen decarboxylase family protein — protein MNSLQRTLKTINLEIPDQVPVDLHCFMMAAARSAHPMSEVFKNGQLLAQSQLDLWREFKHDVILLENGTTAMAEAMGAGVVYPDDAVPKVVAPRLKRLEDVEELSLPELQSSATLPELLRATEIVSKELGDHVFIMGRADQGPFSLAALLRGIDNFMMDLMDPAKKDLVKRLLEICTEAVISLALAQLEAGAHGTSIGESLAGLISPAMYGEFAVPYEKRVVEAVKVKGGVISLHICGDCTRILDQMVETGAHILEIDEKADLAKAKELAKGKCCLLGPVSPTALRYKTPDVIAELTRQAIEVAGQGGGLILGPGCAMAEETPAENVQAMIRAARKYGVYRV, from the coding sequence TTGAACTCATTACAACGTACACTAAAAACCATCAACTTAGAAATACCCGATCAAGTTCCGGTCGATTTACATTGTTTCATGATGGCGGCTGCCAGGTCCGCCCATCCCATGTCTGAAGTTTTTAAGAATGGACAACTTCTGGCGCAATCCCAGCTGGATCTGTGGCGGGAATTTAAGCATGACGTGATTTTGCTTGAGAATGGTACAACAGCCATGGCTGAAGCCATGGGGGCCGGGGTGGTCTACCCTGATGATGCCGTACCAAAAGTGGTAGCGCCACGTTTAAAACGTTTAGAAGATGTAGAGGAGTTATCTTTGCCTGAACTTCAAAGTTCCGCTACTTTGCCTGAGCTGCTGCGGGCGACGGAAATTGTGTCCAAAGAATTGGGGGACCATGTTTTTATCATGGGAAGAGCAGACCAGGGGCCTTTTTCTTTGGCTGCACTGCTAAGGGGTATAGACAACTTTATGATGGATTTAATGGACCCTGCCAAAAAGGACCTGGTGAAAAGGCTCCTTGAGATCTGCACAGAAGCGGTTATCAGCCTTGCTTTGGCCCAACTGGAGGCTGGAGCCCATGGCACTTCAATAGGGGAAAGTTTAGCAGGATTAATATCACCGGCCATGTACGGCGAATTTGCTGTCCCCTATGAAAAGCGGGTAGTTGAGGCGGTAAAAGTCAAAGGTGGAGTGATTTCCCTGCATATCTGCGGTGACTGTACCAGGATTCTAGACCAAATGGTTGAAACCGGTGCCCACATCCTGGAAATAGATGAAAAAGCCGATTTGGCTAAGGCCAAAGAACTGGCGAAAGGCAAATGCTGCCTGCTTGGTCCTGTTTCACCTACCGCCTTGCGCTATAAGACACCTGATGTAATTGCCGAACTTACCCGTCAGGCCATTGAAGTAGCGGGTCAAGGGGGCGGTTTGATCTTGGGCCCGGGTTGTGCCATGGCAGAAGAGACACCGGCGGAAAATGTGCAGGCTATGATTCGTGCCGCCCGGAAATACGGCGTCTATAGGGTTTAA
- a CDS encoding GGDEF domain-containing protein: MTTVEKIMKYPVITISPLESASRAADIMQKHKIGCLPVEDDDKLVGIITSSDIRRAHPNRIAEDVMTHNVISVDKNISLWTALNILENNKIEHLPVVENNKTVGILTKSDLLFEFGKNIDSLTGLYTSGFIRHIGENLLKDCKEIAVLLFDLDNFGEFNKVYGHVLGDKCLKVISNTLMQVTERGKDYLCRFGGDEFVILSLRTQEEAVKWAYKAVELIKKAFEKYDFFISTTVGIAGGRRQSNRIKHAASNLDELINLASLVSSRAKKKGLTIATAEILKSRNIAGN, encoded by the coding sequence ATGACTACGGTTGAAAAAATAATGAAGTATCCCGTTATTACAATATCACCTCTTGAAAGTGCAAGCAGGGCTGCGGATATTATGCAAAAGCATAAAATAGGCTGTTTGCCGGTTGAAGACGATGATAAACTCGTAGGGATTATTACCTCAAGCGACATCAGAAGGGCGCATCCCAACCGCATCGCTGAGGATGTAATGACTCATAACGTTATAAGCGTGGATAAAAATATTTCCCTCTGGACTGCATTAAATATTTTAGAGAATAATAAGATCGAACACCTGCCTGTAGTTGAAAATAACAAAACAGTTGGGATTTTAACTAAATCAGACTTGTTATTTGAGTTTGGAAAAAATATCGACTCTTTAACAGGATTATATACATCAGGGTTTATCAGACACATTGGAGAAAATTTGCTTAAGGATTGTAAAGAAATAGCTGTGCTATTATTTGATCTTGATAATTTTGGCGAATTTAATAAAGTATATGGTCATGTTTTAGGAGATAAATGCTTGAAAGTTATATCGAATACGCTTATGCAAGTAACTGAAAGAGGGAAGGACTATTTATGCAGATTTGGTGGGGACGAGTTTGTCATCTTATCCCTCAGAACACAGGAGGAGGCTGTTAAATGGGCTTATAAAGCGGTTGAATTAATTAAAAAAGCTTTTGAAAAATACGACTTTTTTATATCTACAACTGTTGGGATTGCTGGGGGACGCAGGCAGAGTAATCGAATAAAACATGCAGCATCCAATTTAGATGAACTTATAAATCTAGCCAGCTTAGTATCTTCCAGAGCTAAAAAGAAAGGACTTACAATTGCAACAGCTGAAATTTTGAAAAGCAGAAATATCGCCGGGAACTGA
- a CDS encoding aspartyl-phosphate phosphatase Spo0E family protein — MENKIEIARNFLNNAVKMNMSKDILLKISQKIDTYIVDYYHNNVRPKR; from the coding sequence GTGGAAAATAAAATAGAAATAGCACGAAATTTCCTGAATAATGCTGTTAAAATGAATATGAGCAAAGATATTCTTCTTAAAATAAGTCAAAAAATAGATACTTATATTGTTGATTACTATCATAATAATGTAAGACCCAAAAGGTGA
- a CDS encoding helix-turn-helix domain-containing protein, whose product MENKIKIDNKAVGQRIREEREKLELSREEFAEIIGLSDYYVGQLERGERQMSLPVLVGISNCLHVSLDYLIFGQNFHNTESHILEAHTAYETYDGNKKKEIGRLLNKCSPKELELIRKLIKTILPYMNGN is encoded by the coding sequence ATGGAAAATAAAATAAAAATAGATAATAAGGCAGTGGGACAGCGAATACGGGAAGAAAGGGAAAAATTGGAACTTTCAAGGGAAGAATTTGCAGAAATCATAGGACTGTCTGACTACTATGTCGGCCAATTGGAGCGGGGAGAAAGACAAATGAGCCTTCCTGTCCTGGTTGGAATTTCCAATTGCTTGCATGTCTCTTTAGACTACCTTATTTTTGGGCAAAATTTCCATAATACTGAAAGCCATATCCTAGAAGCCCATACTGCTTACGAGACATATGACGGTAATAAGAAAAAAGAAATAGGTAGATTGCTTAACAAATGTTCTCCTAAGGAACTTGAATTAATTAGGAAACTTATAAAAACCATCCTTCCTTATATGAATGGAAACTGA
- a CDS encoding SOS response-associated peptidase yields MCGRFTLTVSHQELLARYSVTEVTNFYHYPRYNIAPMQMVPAIVNDGRQNRIGLLRWGLIPSWAKDERIAAQTINAKAETLLEKASFKHLLYKKRCVIPADSFYEWKNASGKRLPMRIMMKDDGIFSMAGLYDTWVNSANGQMLHTFTIITIKPNQLVAEFHDRMPVILNKQEEGKWLAREKSTVEEVLALLKPYPAEEMKAYPVSSVVGNVRNDIPECIKPLQGHT; encoded by the coding sequence ATGTGCGGACGATTTACTCTTACCGTGTCTCATCAGGAACTGCTTGCTCGGTATTCTGTTACTGAAGTGACTAATTTTTATCACTACCCCCGATATAACATCGCTCCTATGCAAATGGTTCCTGCAATTGTTAATGATGGCAGGCAGAACCGTATTGGGCTGCTTCGGTGGGGGCTAATCCCTTCATGGGCAAAAGATGAGAGGATAGCGGCCCAAACGATTAATGCAAAAGCTGAGACATTGTTGGAGAAAGCCTCTTTTAAGCATTTACTCTATAAAAAAAGATGCGTTATTCCGGCCGATTCATTTTATGAGTGGAAAAATGCAAGCGGCAAAAGGTTACCGATGCGAATTATGATGAAAGATGACGGTATCTTTAGCATGGCAGGGCTATACGATACCTGGGTCAATTCAGCCAATGGACAGATGCTGCATACGTTCACAATAATTACCATAAAACCGAACCAATTAGTCGCGGAGTTCCATGACAGAATGCCCGTCATTTTAAACAAGCAAGAAGAGGGGAAATGGCTGGCTAGAGAAAAATCGACGGTTGAGGAAGTGTTGGCTTTGTTGAAACCTTATCCTGCCGAGGAAATGAAAGCTTATCCGGTATCATCGGTTGTGGGAAATGTTAGGAATGATATCCCGGAATGTATCAAACCATTGCAGGGACATACATAA
- a CDS encoding class I SAM-dependent methyltransferase has translation MNQTERIRKIYNRTAKFYDLMDRMIKTESRIKVFQLAKGRVLEVGVGTGQNLPLYPPGCEVIGIDFSPEMLKRAYPRAEKAPVPVRLMEMDAQELQFPDNTFDTVLATCVFCSVPDPIKGLREIKRVCKPDGQIILLEHVRSDNPLIGLIMDVLNPIVVSLIGPNINRRTVENAKRAGLNINSVENAQGKIVKLIIAKP, from the coding sequence ATGAATCAAACGGAACGTATCAGGAAGATCTATAACCGTACCGCCAAATTCTATGACTTAATGGATAGAATGATAAAAACAGAAAGCCGGATAAAAGTATTCCAGTTGGCTAAAGGTAGGGTCTTGGAGGTGGGTGTTGGTACAGGTCAAAACCTCCCACTCTATCCACCGGGCTGTGAAGTAATTGGAATAGACTTTAGTCCTGAAATGTTAAAAAGAGCTTATCCAAGGGCAGAAAAGGCACCAGTACCTGTAAGATTGATGGAGATGGACGCTCAAGAGTTACAGTTTCCCGACAATACCTTTGATACTGTTTTAGCCACCTGTGTTTTTTGTTCAGTGCCTGATCCCATTAAAGGATTACGAGAAATCAAAAGAGTCTGTAAACCTGACGGTCAAATAATTCTTCTTGAACATGTACGCAGTGATAACCCCTTGATTGGTTTAATAATGGATGTCTTAAACCCTATTGTAGTAAGTCTGATTGGCCCTAATATTAACCGTCGAACGGTTGAAAACGCAAAGCGAGCTGGACTTAATATAAATAGCGTGGAAAATGCGCAGGGGAAAATTGTAAAATTGATTATAGCTAAACCATAG
- a CDS encoding peptidoglycan DD-metalloendopeptidase family protein produces the protein MASLIKKLLWPIVISLFFAIGLYVLFNSSGFSPVTAESNLAKQPKEGAEKVAAVGIRINGQVKAVVKDTATAQEVLQKVKKLLSTSAALPESLKFEEEISFSPLQINAFSILSSEEAIKLLITGEQQSTQHVVEPGDSLWSIAKAHGLTVEELRRANPQIQGDKLALDEIVRVTKQEPLVHVLSTEKMQVLAEIPFPVQTAVDNRLLKGQVQVLQTGKPGKREEIYLITKRNNQIQEKQLLASKVLSEPVPKIVKKGTRAILRNQTSQLASRSGSGKLGWPTASRKITSGFGWRDDPFGNGRDFHRGIDIDGNEGDPIYAAEDGFVTYAGWRGSYGLQVEIDHGNGLVTRYSHASQLKVNKGDKVKRGEIIALIGSTGKSTGSHLDLEVLINDTPQNPLLYLR, from the coding sequence ATGGCATCGCTCATCAAAAAATTATTATGGCCAATAGTCATTTCGCTTTTCTTTGCTATAGGGCTATATGTTTTATTTAATAGTTCCGGTTTCAGTCCGGTGACTGCTGAGAGCAATTTAGCCAAACAGCCCAAAGAGGGGGCCGAGAAAGTAGCAGCTGTTGGCATTAGGATCAATGGACAAGTAAAAGCGGTTGTAAAAGATACGGCTACAGCACAAGAAGTGCTCCAAAAAGTCAAAAAGCTGCTAAGTACATCAGCTGCTCTGCCGGAAAGTTTAAAGTTCGAAGAAGAAATCAGCTTTTCACCTTTACAAATAAATGCTTTTTCCATCCTTTCTTCAGAAGAAGCCATCAAGTTATTAATTACAGGTGAGCAGCAAAGCACCCAGCATGTGGTCGAACCTGGCGACAGCTTATGGTCAATCGCGAAAGCTCATGGTTTAACTGTTGAGGAATTGCGCAGGGCTAACCCCCAAATCCAAGGCGATAAATTAGCCCTGGATGAGATAGTTCGGGTAACAAAACAAGAACCCTTGGTACATGTATTGTCTACAGAAAAAATGCAAGTGCTTGCGGAAATCCCTTTTCCCGTGCAGACAGCTGTTGATAATAGATTGCTCAAGGGGCAAGTTCAGGTGTTACAAACAGGCAAACCAGGTAAGAGAGAAGAAATATATTTGATCACAAAGAGAAATAATCAGATCCAGGAGAAACAGCTGCTAGCGAGCAAAGTCCTCTCAGAGCCTGTTCCTAAAATCGTGAAAAAAGGTACTCGAGCTATTCTAAGAAATCAGACGTCACAGCTTGCGTCCCGGAGCGGTTCAGGAAAATTAGGATGGCCGACAGCAAGCAGGAAAATAACCTCAGGTTTTGGCTGGCGGGACGATCCTTTTGGTAATGGGCGGGATTTTCACCGGGGGATAGATATTGATGGGAATGAAGGCGATCCAATCTATGCGGCAGAAGATGGTTTCGTTACTTATGCGGGATGGAGAGGTTCTTACGGACTACAAGTGGAAATAGACCATGGTAATGGTTTGGTAACCCGTTACTCCCACGCTTCGCAATTGAAAGTAAATAAAGGTGATAAAGTCAAGCGTGGGGAAATTATCGCTTTAATCGGCAGTACAGGCAAAAGTACCGGTTCACATCTGGACCTGGAAGTCCTTATCAACGATACGCCCCAAAACCCCCTCTTATATCTTAGATAA